Below is a genomic region from Delftia tsuruhatensis.
CTGTCGCTGATGACCTGGTGCTCGCGAATGCGCAGGCGACGCACGCCGCTGCGTCCCTCGGCACGCACATGGGCCTTGAGATGGGCGGGCTGGGCCGTTCCGGCCGAGATGCGGGCACCGCGCGCCAGCACGGCGGCGCGCTTTTCGGAGAGATATTCGTTCAGGTGGCTCATGGAAGCTGGCTTTCGAAAGACTGCGCCCGGGCGCAGCGTTGGAGGACATGCCAGGCCATTGTTCAACCCGCCGCTGCCCCGGGGGAAGGACGCAATTCGTCTGCGCTTATGCGTGTGCCGGATATGGGGCGCCGAAGCCGCTTAGGCGATTTTCAAATAACGATGCAACTCGATATATGAGCGCAAATATTTGCCATCGATAGCATGAAAAGCATGGAGCCGGTCCTCGCCCCGTCTTTCGCGGCAGGGATCGGCGGTCTTGTTTTCAGCGCCCCAGCGGCGGCGAGGTAAGAACGTGTTTTCCCAATCGAAGGCGGGTCAGGTGGCATGGAAGGCCACGATAGCGGTGTTGGCGGGTGGCAGCCTGCTGCTGGCCGGTTGCTCCCGGCAGGCCGACACGGCGCAGGCCGGTGCGGCGGCCGGTCCGGTGCAAGGCGGCACCCTGGTCTATCTGGAGCAGCAGGCCCACACCAACCTCTATCCGCCGGCCGGAGGCTTCTACCCCAACGGCGGCGTGCTCAACCAGATCACCGACAAGCTGACCTACCAGGATCCGAAGACGCTGGAGATCCAGCCCTGGATCGCCGAGTCCTGGACCGTGAACGCCGATGCCACCGAGTACCAGTTCAAGCTGCGCCCGGGTGTGACTTTCTCGGACGGCACGCCGCTGGACGCGGCGGCCGTGGCGCGCAACTTCGACACCTACGGCCTGGGCAACAAGGCGCTCAAGCAGCCTGTGTCCGAGGTGATCAACAACTACGAGCGCAGCGAGGTGGTGGAGCCGCTGACGGTGAAGTTCTTCTTCAGGAAGCCTTCGCCGGGCTTCCTGCAGGGCACCTCGGTGATCGGTTCGGGCCTGGTCTCGCCGGCCACGCTGGACCGGCCCTTCGAGGAGCTGGGCGACGCCACCCGCATCATCGGCTCCGGCCCCTTCGTGGTGGCCAGCGAGACGCTGGGCAAGGAACTGGTGCTCAAGGCACGCAGGGACTACGCCTGGGGCCCCGCGAAGCTGGCCCACCAGGGCCGCGCGCGGCTGGACGAGGTGAAGTTCATCGTCACGCCCGAGGACAGCGTGCGCATAGGCGCGCTGCTGGCCGGTCAGGCCGGGCTGATCCGCCAGATCCAGGCCTATGACGAAAAGCGCGTCGAGGACCAGAAGTTCAGCATCTACGCCCCGCCCACGCGCGGCGTGAACAACAGCGTGGCCATCCGCCCGGACAACGCCCTGGTGGCCGACCTCAAGGTGCGCAAGGCGCTGCTGCATGGCACCAATGCCAAGGAGATCGTGGAGACGCTGTTCTCGCCGCGCTATCCGCAGGCGCGCTCGGTGATTGCCTCCACGGCGGCCGGCTTCGTGGACCTGTCGGCCAAGCTGGCCCATGACGAGGCCAAGGCGAAGCAGCTGCTGGACGAGGCCGGCTGGACGCTGGGCGCCAACGGCCTGCGCCAGAAGAACGGGCAGGACTTCGTGCTGTCCACCTACGAGTCCCTGCCCCAGCCGCAGAACAAGGAGACGCTGCAGCTCATCGCCCAGCAGTGGGCGCGCCTGGGCATCAGGCTCAACGTGCTGTCCGGCGACGCGGGCAGCCGCGCCGTGGACACGCTGGACCCCGACAAGACCGGTGTGCTGCCGGGCATGGTGGGCCGCGCCGATCCCGACGTGATCAAGAGCAACTACTACCCGACCAACCGCAACGTGCTGCTGCAAAAGGGCGGCGTGAGCCAGAAGGTCAAGTCCTTCGAGGACACGAAGCTCAACGGCCTGTTCGACGCCATCGCGGCCGAGACCGATGCCGCCAGGCGCCTGGCGCTGGCCGGCGAGGTGCAGAACTACCTGATCGACCAGGCCTATGTCATACCCATCTTCGAGGAGCCGCAGGCCTTCGCGGGTGCGCCCTGGGTGCGCGAGGTGGGCTTCGAGGCCGTGGGCCGGCCCAGCTTCTACAGCACCTGGCTGGCCAAGCGCTGACCGGAACGCTCCCTAGGAACCGCTCCCATGCCGCGCCGCTATCTGCTCAGCCGCATCGCCCAGGCCGCCCTGGTGCTGTGGGCGGCCTTCACGGTCTCGTTCATCCTGCTGCAGCTGCTGCCGGGCGACGCCGTGCTGATCAAGTTCCTGAACCCCGAGCTGGGCCTGGGCCCGCAGGAGATCGCCGACATCCGCGCGGCCTACGGCTCGGACCAGCCCGTGTGGCAGCAGTACCTGCACACGCTGGGCCAGTTCCTCACGGGCCACTTCGGCTATTCGCTGCAGGCCGGGGTCCCCGTGAGCCAGGGCCTGGCCACCAGTCTGCCGCCCACGCTCAAGCTCGCGGCCCTGGGCTTTGCCGCAGCCGCGCTGCTGGCCGTGGCGCTGGCGGCGGCGGCCAGCCTGGCGCCCCTGGCCTGGCTGCGCCACGCGCTGCACTCGCTGCCTTCGGTATTTGTCTCGGTGCCCGTGTTCTGGCTGGGGATCATGCTGATCCAGGTGGTGTCCTTCCGGCTGGGCTGGATCGCCGTGATCAATCCCGGCCCCTGGGAGGGCCTGGTGCTGCCCACGCTGACGCTGGCCGTGCCGATCTCGGCGCCGCTGGCCCAGGTGCTGCTGCGCAACATCGACGCCGTGCTGGCCCAGCCCTTCGTGGCGGTGGCCCGCGCCAAGGGCGCATCGCGGGCCTGGGTGCTGCTGCGCCACGTGGCACGCAACGCCCTGCTGCCCACGCTGACCATTGCCGGCGTGCTGTTCGGCGAGCTGCTGGCCGGTGCCGTGGTCACCGAGGCCGTGTTCGGCCTCAACGGCCTGGGCACGCTGACCCAGCAGGCCGTGGGCAACCAGGACACGGCCGTGCTCCAGGCCGTGGTCATGGTCTCGGCCACGGCCTTCGTGACCATCAACCTCGCCGTGGACCTGCTGTATCCGCTGCTCGATCCACGCCTGCGCCTTTCCGCGGAAAACAGGCCATGAATACCGCCGTCTCGAACATCCCTGCTGCCCCTATCGACACACAGGCCGCAGCGGCCCTGCCCACATCGCTGCCGCCACCGGCCCCCGTACCCGCCGCCTCCGGTGGCGGCTTCGTCCTGCCGACCCGGCTGCGGGCCCTGCGGCGCCTGCCGCCCACACTGGCCCTGGCCTGGCTGGTGATCGCCGTGGCCGCGCTGTGGGCGCTGGCGCCCGGCTGGTTCGCCCACCAGAATCCGATCGCGGGCCAGGCCGGCCAGCAGTTGCTGGCGCCGAGCGCCGCGCACTGGCTGGGCACGGATGCGCTGGGGCGGGACCTGTGGGCGCGCGTGGTGCATGGCGCCGTGCATTCGCTTTCCGGCGCCTTCGTGGCCGTGTCCGTGGGACTGGTCGCGGGCACGCTGATCGGCCTGGTCGCAGGTGCCACGGGCGGGCGCGCCGAGGAGGCGCTGATGCGCCTGGTCGATGTGCTGCTGGCCGTGCCCTCGCTGCTGCTGTCGCTGACCATCATCATCGTGCTCGGCTTCGGCACCATCAACGCCGCCATCGCCGTGGGCGCGGTGTCGGTGGCCAGCTTCGCCCGCCTGGTGCGTTCCGAGGTGGTGCGCGTGCGCCGCAGCGACTACGTGGAAGCCGCCTTCGGTAGCGGCGGGCGCTTTGCCGCCGTGCTGTGGCGCCATGTGCTGCCGAACTCGCTGACCTCGGTCATCGCCATGGCGGCGCTGCAGTTCGGCTCGGCCATCCTGGCGATCTCCACGCTGGGCTTCCTGGGCTACGGCGCGCCGCCGCCCACGCCCGAATGGGGGCTGCTGATCGCCGAGGGCCGCAACTACATCGCCACCGCATGGTGGCTGACGACGGCGCCCGGACTGGTCGTCGTGGCCGTGGTCCTGGCGGCCAACCGCATAGGCACGGCCTTCGCGCGGAGGCCCGCATGAGCGCCGTCATCGAAAAGCAGCTCCCCGGCACGGCGGCGATGAGCGCAGCCACGTCCGTGCTCGAAGTGCAGGACCTGGCCATTGCCTACCGTGATGCCGCAGGCCGGGAACAGCGCGTGGTGCACGGCGTATCGTTTTCCGTGGCGCCGGGCGAGGTGGTGGCCCTGGTCGGCGAATCAGGCTCGGGCAAGACCACCACGGCCCAGGCCGTGATCGGCCTTTTGGCCGACAACGGCCACCGCGAGCACGGCAGCATACGCCTGCAGGGCACCGAGGTCTCGGGCTGGCCGGCCGCACGCTGGAACGCCATCCGCGGCCGCGTGGTCAGCCTGGTGCCGCAGGACCCCACCATGTCGCTGAACCCCGTGCGCACGGTGGGCGACCAGGTGGGCGAAATCCTGCGCATCCACGGCCTGCGCGACCGCACGGCCGTGGAGGCGCGCGTGCTGGAGCTGCTGGCCCGCGCGGGCCTGTCCCAGCCCGCGCTGCGCGCGCGCCAGTATCCGCACGAACTGTCGGGCGGCATGCGCCAGCGCGTGCTGATCGCCATTGCCATCGCGCTGCGGCCCGCGCTCATCATTGCCGATGAACCCACGAGCGCGCTGGACGTGACGGTGCAGCGGCGCATCCTGGATCTGATCGATACGCTGCGCCGCGAGACCGGCACGGCCGTGCTGCTGGTCACCCACGACCTGGGCGTGGCCGCCGACCGCGCCCACCGGCTCATCGTCATGCAGGGCGGCCGCATCCAGGAGCAGGGACCCACGCTGGAGCTGCTGCGCAACCCGCAAAGCGCCTACACGCGCAGGCTGCTGTCGGATGCGCCTTCCCTCACACCTGCGCCCCGCCGCGCACGGCCACCGGCCGCGGGCGACGACTGGGCCATCGAGGTCGAGGACCTGGTCCACGAGTTCGAGGCACCCGGCCATGCCTCGCCCCATGGGCGCGGCATCTTCCGTGCCGTGGACGGCGTCTCGCTGCGCGTGCGCCGGGGCAGCACCCATGCCATCGTGGGCGAATCGGGCTCGGGCAAGACCACCACCATCCGCGACATCGTGGGCCTGGGCCGGCCCACGGCAGGCCGCATCCGCATCGAGGGCACCGAGGTCACGGGCCTGCGCGGCGAGGCCCTGCGCCAGCTGCGCCGCCGCGTGCAGCTGGTCTACCAGAACCCGTTCAGTTCTCTGGACCCGCGCCAGAGCGTGTTCGACATCATCGAAGAGCCGCTTCTGAACTTCGATCCGCTGCCCGCCAGCGAGCGCCGACAGCGCGTGCACGACATGCTGGTCCGCGTCGGCCTGCCGCCCGCCGTGCTGCAGCGGCGCCCGCATGCGCTGTCGGGTGGCCAGCGCCAGCGCGTGGCGATTGCCCGCGCCCTGGTGCTGCGGCCCGAGGTGGTGGTGCTGGACGAGGCCGTCTCGGCCCTGGACGTGACCGTGCAGGCCCAGATCCTGGCCCTGCTGACGCAGCTGCAGCAGGACCTGGGCCTGACCTATCTCTTCATCTCGCACGACCTTGCCGTGGTGCGCCAGATCGCCGACACGGTGTCGGTGCTGCGCGCGGGCAAGGTGGTGGACGCGGGCAGCGTCGAGGACGTGTTCCTGCGCCCCTCCAGCGACTACACGCGCGAACTCATGGACACCATTCCCGGCAAAAGGAGCATCGATTTTGTCCCTCACCCCGCCTGATACCAACCGTGGTCACGGCTCCCGCACCGGTCCGCGCCTGGGCTTCTTCAGCCGCCCGCTGGACGAAGCGCCGGCCGGCGAGCGCTACCGCCTGGTGGCCGAGCAGATCGCCCATGCCGAGGCCCAGGGTTTCGACACCGCCTGGGTGGCCCAGCACCATTTCCATGAAAGCGAGGGCGGCCTGCCCTCGCCCCTCGTTTTCCTGGCCCATGTGGCGGCGCGCACACGGCGCATCCGCCTGGGCACGGGCGTGGTCACGCTGCCGCTGGAAAACGCGCTGCGCGTGGCCGAGGATGCAGCCGTGCTGGATCTGCTGACCGGCGGCCGGCTGGAAGTGGGCCTGGGCACGGGCGGCACGGCCGAATCCTTCGAGGCCTTCGGCGTGCAGGGAGCCGAGCGTGGCGCCGTCTTCGCGCGCCATTTCGGCCTGCTCCAGGATGCCTGGGCCGGACGTGCCCTGCCCGGCGGCGTGCGCCTGTACCCGGCCGCGCCGCAGCTGCTGGAGCGCGTCTGGCAGGCCACGTTCTCGGCCGAGGGCGGTGCGCGGGCAGGGGCCAACGGCGACGGCCTGATGCTGTCGCGCACCCAGCCACGGCCCGAAGGCGCGCCGCAGGCCACGCTGTCCGAGATCCAGCACCCCATCATCGACGCCTACCTCGCCCGCCTGCCCGCAGGGCGGGTGCCGCGCATCCTGGGCTCGCGCACGCTGTTCGTGGCCGACAGCCGCGACGAGGCACTGCGCTGGGCGGAGGCCGGCCTGCGCCGCGTGGCCCGGCGCCATGCAGCCCAGCCTTCGCAATGGGCGGCGCGCGTCGACCCGCAGGCGCCGCTGCACGCGCTGATCGCCGCCTACGACGTGCACGTGGGCACACCCGACGAGGTGATCGCCACACTGCGCGCCGACTCCGCCCTGGCGCGCGTGAGCGACATCGTCTTCCAGGTGCACTCCATCGATCCGCCGCACGCCGCCATCCTGCGCTCCATCGAACTGACGGCCGCCCATGTAGCACCGGCCCTGGGCTGGCGCCGTGCCGATCTGCAAGCCCCCTCTTCCCTCCCCGCAGTCCGGGCCGGACTGCTGCAAGCCGCATGACCATGAACACCACCGCAACGCCCCGCTTTCCCGGCGACGTGATCGACCACCTCGCCGACATCGCCCCCGGCAGCGCCCTGGACCGCGTGCGCCGCCACCGCACCGAGGCACGCACGCAGGCCCAGCAGAGCTTTGCCGCCCTGTTCACGCCCGCCGAGCCCGTGCCCGGCACGGTCTCCCTGCGCGAGCGGCTGGCCCTGGCCGCCTTCACGGCAGGGCTGCATGGCGAGTCGCGCAGCGCCGCCTTCTATGCACGCGCGCTGGCCACCGAGGACGCGGAACTGGCCGCCGTGGTGGCGTCCGAAGTGGTGCGTGGCCGCGCCCAGAGCCTGCAGGCCGGCAACGGTCCGCACGGCCCCTACGGCCGCTACCCGGCAGGCCCGCTCAGCCGCGAGGACCAGCCCGGCCCCGCCTATGCCGTGGACCCGGCCCACGCCGCACTGCTGGGCCCGCGCCTGGCCGCGGCGCTGGCCCATGCCCACCTGCTGGCCTACCACCCGCGCGACGCCAGCGCCGGAGCCCTGCAGGCGCTGCAACAGGCGGGCTGGAGCGAGACGGACATCGTCATCCTGTCCCAGCTGGCGTCCTTCCTGTCCTTCCAGATCCGCGTGGTGGCGGGGTTGCGCGTGCTGGCTGCACGCCCCGCGCCCCCGGCAGCCCATCAACCCACCACCCTGCAAGCCCAGCCATGACCTCAACGAACTCCGCCGCGCCCCAGGTCTTCACCCAGGAGCCGCTCGACTGGCTGCCATGGATTGAACCGCTGGACGAAAGCGAGCTGACCGAACGCCACCAAGCAGGCCTGGTCGATGCCTCACGCGCGCAGTCGCCCTACTTCCGCCTGCTGGCGCGCGACCCCGACACGCTGGGCGCGCGCACGCGCACCGACAAGGACATCTTCTACAACCCCGACGCCGGCCTGCCGCGCGCCGAGCGCGAGCTGGCCGCTGCGGCCACCTCGCGCGCCAATGGCTGCATCTACTGCGCCTCGGTCCATGCGCGCTTTGCCACGCACTTCTCGCGCCGGGGCGGCGACGTGCAGCGCCTGCTCGACGAAGGCCCGGGCACGGACCTGGGACCGCGCTGGAACGCCATCGTCACGGCCGCCGTGGCGCTGACCCAGACGCCGCCTGCGCTGGAGCCCGCCCACATCGATGCGCTGCGCGCCGCCGGCCTGGATGATGCCGCCATCTCCGACGTGCTGCACGGCACGGCCTTCTTCAACTGGGCCAACCGGCTCATGCTGTCGCTGGGCGAGCCGCGGCACATCGCGCCGGGCTGAGCCGTCCCGACGAAGCGGCCGGATCGGCCGCTCCCCGTCACCACAGGCCCAGCAACTTCCACCAGGCGCTGCCGGCCACGGCGAAGATCAGCAGCTCTATCACGCACATGGCCGCGCCCACGCGCCACCAGTTGCCCAGCGTGACGTAGCCGCTGCCGAAGATGATGGGCGAGGTGCCGGTGGCATAGTGGGTCAGCGTCATCATGATGGCCGAGCCGGCCGTCATCATCAGCATGAAGGGCACGACATACTCCGCCGGGATCAGTTGCGCGCCCACCGTCAGGAAG
It encodes:
- a CDS encoding alkylhydroperoxidase domain protein, with protein sequence MTSTNSAAPQVFTQEPLDWLPWIEPLDESELTERHQAGLVDASRAQSPYFRLLARDPDTLGARTRTDKDIFYNPDAGLPRAERELAAAATSRANGCIYCASVHARFATHFSRRGGDVQRLLDEGPGTDLGPRWNAIVTAAVALTQTPPALEPAHIDALRAAGLDDAAISDVLHGTAFFNWANRLMLSLGEPRHIAPG
- a CDS encoding putative FMN-dependent luciferase-like monooxygenase codes for the protein MSLTPPDTNRGHGSRTGPRLGFFSRPLDEAPAGERYRLVAEQIAHAEAQGFDTAWVAQHHFHESEGGLPSPLVFLAHVAARTRRIRLGTGVVTLPLENALRVAEDAAVLDLLTGGRLEVGLGTGGTAESFEAFGVQGAERGAVFARHFGLLQDAWAGRALPGGVRLYPAAPQLLERVWQATFSAEGGARAGANGDGLMLSRTQPRPEGAPQATLSEIQHPIIDAYLARLPAGRVPRILGSRTLFVADSRDEALRWAEAGLRRVARRHAAQPSQWAARVDPQAPLHALIAAYDVHVGTPDEVIATLRADSALARVSDIVFQVHSIDPPHAAILRSIELTAAHVAPALGWRRADLQAPSSLPAVRAGLLQAA
- a CDS encoding ABC transporter permease; the encoded protein is MPRRYLLSRIAQAALVLWAAFTVSFILLQLLPGDAVLIKFLNPELGLGPQEIADIRAAYGSDQPVWQQYLHTLGQFLTGHFGYSLQAGVPVSQGLATSLPPTLKLAALGFAAAALLAVALAAAASLAPLAWLRHALHSLPSVFVSVPVFWLGIMLIQVVSFRLGWIAVINPGPWEGLVLPTLTLAVPISAPLAQVLLRNIDAVLAQPFVAVARAKGASRAWVLLRHVARNALLPTLTIAGVLFGELLAGAVVTEAVFGLNGLGTLTQQAVGNQDTAVLQAVVMVSATAFVTINLAVDLLYPLLDPRLRLSAENRP
- a CDS encoding CMD domain protein, whose product is MTMNTTATPRFPGDVIDHLADIAPGSALDRVRRHRTEARTQAQQSFAALFTPAEPVPGTVSLRERLALAAFTAGLHGESRSAAFYARALATEDAELAAVVASEVVRGRAQSLQAGNGPHGPYGRYPAGPLSREDQPGPAYAVDPAHAALLGPRLAAALAHAHLLAYHPRDASAGALQALQQAGWSETDIVILSQLASFLSFQIRVVAGLRVLAARPAPPAAHQPTTLQAQP
- a CDS encoding ABC transporter permease; translated protein: MNTAVSNIPAAPIDTQAAAALPTSLPPPAPVPAASGGGFVLPTRLRALRRLPPTLALAWLVIAVAALWALAPGWFAHQNPIAGQAGQQLLAPSAAHWLGTDALGRDLWARVVHGAVHSLSGAFVAVSVGLVAGTLIGLVAGATGGRAEEALMRLVDVLLAVPSLLLSLTIIIVLGFGTINAAIAVGAVSVASFARLVRSEVVRVRRSDYVEAAFGSGGRFAAVLWRHVLPNSLTSVIAMAALQFGSAILAISTLGFLGYGAPPPTPEWGLLIAEGRNYIATAWWLTTAPGLVVVAVVLAANRIGTAFARRPA
- a CDS encoding TIGR04028 family ABC transporter substrate-binding protein; protein product: MFSQSKAGQVAWKATIAVLAGGSLLLAGCSRQADTAQAGAAAGPVQGGTLVYLEQQAHTNLYPPAGGFYPNGGVLNQITDKLTYQDPKTLEIQPWIAESWTVNADATEYQFKLRPGVTFSDGTPLDAAAVARNFDTYGLGNKALKQPVSEVINNYERSEVVEPLTVKFFFRKPSPGFLQGTSVIGSGLVSPATLDRPFEELGDATRIIGSGPFVVASETLGKELVLKARRDYAWGPAKLAHQGRARLDEVKFIVTPEDSVRIGALLAGQAGLIRQIQAYDEKRVEDQKFSIYAPPTRGVNNSVAIRPDNALVADLKVRKALLHGTNAKEIVETLFSPRYPQARSVIASTAAGFVDLSAKLAHDEAKAKQLLDEAGWTLGANGLRQKNGQDFVLSTYESLPQPQNKETLQLIAQQWARLGIRLNVLSGDAGSRAVDTLDPDKTGVLPGMVGRADPDVIKSNYYPTNRNVLLQKGGVSQKVKSFEDTKLNGLFDAIAAETDAARRLALAGEVQNYLIDQAYVIPIFEEPQAFAGAPWVREVGFEAVGRPSFYSTWLAKR
- a CDS encoding dipeptide ABC transporter ATP-binding protein; protein product: MSAVIEKQLPGTAAMSAATSVLEVQDLAIAYRDAAGREQRVVHGVSFSVAPGEVVALVGESGSGKTTTAQAVIGLLADNGHREHGSIRLQGTEVSGWPAARWNAIRGRVVSLVPQDPTMSLNPVRTVGDQVGEILRIHGLRDRTAVEARVLELLARAGLSQPALRARQYPHELSGGMRQRVLIAIAIALRPALIIADEPTSALDVTVQRRILDLIDTLRRETGTAVLLVTHDLGVAADRAHRLIVMQGGRIQEQGPTLELLRNPQSAYTRRLLSDAPSLTPAPRRARPPAAGDDWAIEVEDLVHEFEAPGHASPHGRGIFRAVDGVSLRVRRGSTHAIVGESGSGKTTTIRDIVGLGRPTAGRIRIEGTEVTGLRGEALRQLRRRVQLVYQNPFSSLDPRQSVFDIIEEPLLNFDPLPASERRQRVHDMLVRVGLPPAVLQRRPHALSGGQRQRVAIARALVLRPEVVVLDEAVSALDVTVQAQILALLTQLQQDLGLTYLFISHDLAVVRQIADTVSVLRAGKVVDAGSVEDVFLRPSSDYTRELMDTIPGKRSIDFVPHPA